A single window of Ananas comosus cultivar F153 linkage group 19, ASM154086v1, whole genome shotgun sequence DNA harbors:
- the LOC109724836 gene encoding tryptophan synthase beta chain 1, translated as MASSALRSPNPTLSKPSAFSSSFSSFLLPRTIPAELRLPRRCATAMRPPVSVAYTLTREPAAVEAAAAARPDSFGRFGKFGGKYVPETLMHALAELEEAFRSLSKDAEFQKELDGILRDYVGRESPLYFAERLTEHYKRANGEGPQIYLKREDLNHTGAHKINNAVAQALLAKRLGKKRIIAETGAGQHGVATATVCARFGLQCVIYMGAQDMERQALNVFRMRLLGAEVRAVHSGTATLKDATSEAIRDWVTNVESTHYILGSVAGPHPYPMMVREFHAVIGKETRKQAMEKWGGKPDVLVACVGGGSNAIGLFHEFVDDKDVRLIGVEAAGFGLDSGKHAATLTKGEVGVLHGAMSYLLQDEDGQIVEPHSISAGLDYPGVGPEHSYLKDIGRAEYYSITDHEALEAFKRLSRLEGIIPALETSHALAYLEVLCPTLPNGTKVVLNCSGRGDKDVQTAIKHLQL; from the exons atggCCTCCTCCGCTCTCAGGAGCCCTAACCCTACCCTCTCCAAGCCCTCGGCCTTCTCCTCCTcattctcctccttcctcctcccccGGACGATCCCAGCGGAGCTCCGCCTCCCGCGGCGGTGCGCCACCGCGATGCGACCCCCGGTCTCCGTCGCCTATACGCTCACGCGGGAGCCCGCCGCcgtggaggcggcggcggcggcgaggccgGACTCGTTCGGAAGGTTCGGGAAGTTCGGCGGGAAGTACGTCCCCGAAACCCTAATGCACGCTCTAGCCGAGCTCGAGGAGGCGTTTCGATCCCTCTCCAAGGACGCTGAGTTTCAG AAAGAATTGGATGGTATTCTTAGAGACTACGTTGGCCGTGAGAGCCCGCTGTACTTTGCGGAACGCCTTACAGAACATTATAAACGTGCCAACGGTGAGGGCCCGCAAATATACTTGAAAAGGGAAGATCTTAACCACACCGGCGCCCACAAAATCAACAATGCTGTAGCGCAAGCTTTGCTTGCAAAGAGGTTGGGAAAGAAGCGCATCATAGCTGAAACAGGAGCTGGTCAGCACGGTGTTGCCACTGCGACTGTATGTGCGAGATTCGGTTTGCAGTGCGTAATTTACATGGGTGCTCAAGATATGGAGAGGCAGGCCCTTAACGTTTTCAGGATGAGGCTTCTCGGGGCAGAG GTAAGAGCTGTCCATTCTGGGACTGCAACACTGAAGGATGCCACCTCAGAGGCCATAAGGGACTGGGTGACCAACGTGGAGTCGACCCATTACATTTTGGGCTCTGTTGCAGGTCCACACCCATATCCTATGATGGTCAGAGAATTCCATGCCGTTATTGGCAAGGAGACTCGAAAGCAGGCGATGGAAAAGTGGGGTGGCAAGCCCGATGTTTTGGTTGCTTGTGTTGGCGGAGGTTCAAATGCGATTGGACTCTTTCATGAATTTGTCGATGATAAAGACGTTAGATTAATTGGTGTGGAGGCTGCTGGGTTTGGACTTGATAGTGGGAAGCATGCCGCGACCTTAACAAAAGGTGAAGTAGGGGTTCTGCATGGGGCAATGAGTTATTTATTGCAAGATGAGGATGGACAAATAGTTGAGCCTCATTCGATAAGTGCTGG TTTGGACTACCCGGGTGTTGGACCAGAGCACAGTTACTTGAAGGATATTGGGCGTGCAGAGTACTATAGCATCACTGATCATGAGGCCTTGGAAG CTTTCAAGCGGCTTTCTCGATTGGAGGGCATCATCCCAGCATTAGAAACTTCTCACGCATTGGCCTACTTGGAAGTTCTCTGCCCGACTCTACCGAATGGGACAAAGGTTGTACTAAACTGCAGCGGCCGAGGGGATAAGGATGTGCAAACAGCTATAAAGCACCTTCAACTCTAA
- the LOC109725267 gene encoding pentatricopeptide repeat-containing protein At3g20730 has translation MNITITRAKSTTHFSKLVHNSNPKSNPHTSLNLHTSCSNPNTKPSPTYSSLLQLCIDSFSKRAGRSLHGHVLTAGYGLGLHLSTKFVIFYSKSGDTDAARRVFDEMPHRSVVSWTAMISGYSQNGFSEKALNLFYVMHKSGIGANQFTYGSVLRACSVMACVRSGKQIHGCVAKSRFVGDIIVQSALMDMHLKCGSFEDALCLFRRIERRDVISWNSLIGGCVLRGVVDNSFELFSSMLRDGLLPDHFTFGTILKACGKVKAHSYVEPIHALIVKLGYEDESIVTGSLIDAYAKGRNMHSARTLYYSLHKSDLVCSTALISGYSMEREHCHKAMELFSEINHRGMIVDEVILCSILNVCANVASLNLGRQIHAHTLKNKSSFDVAVANALIDMYSKSGELHDAHRAFNEMQYKNVISWTSLIAAYGKHGIGEDAITLFIKMENEGVKPNDVTFLSILSACSHSGLTNKGMEYFNSMVSEYKIKPRAEHYSCAVDILCRGGQLEEAYKFVCEMDAKPNTSLWGAMLGACKIYGNTALGEVAAGFLFSLDPGRSVNYIVLSNMYAAVGLWENAQRARNLMIQKFTKKEAGSSIIYLDKGAI, from the exons ATGAACATAACAATAACCCGCGCCAAATCCACCACTCACTTCTCCAAACTCGTCCACAATTCCAATCCCAAATCGAACCCTCACACCTCACTCAATCTTCACACTTCCTGTTCAAACCCTAACACGAAACCATCTCCCACTTACTCCTCTCTTCTCCAGCTTTGTATCGATTCCTTCTCCAAAAGAGCAGGTAGATCCCTTCACGGCCATGTTTTAACAGCTGGGTATGGCTTAGGTTTGCATTTGAGCACCAAATTTGTGATCTTTTACTCGAAATCTGGAGACACCGACGCCGCTCGAAGggtgttcgatgaaatgccccATAGAAGTGTTGTTTCATGGACCGCGATGATTTCGGGGTACTCGCAAAATGGATTTTCAGAGAAAGCTCTGAACTTGTTCTATGTAATGCACAAATCGGGTATCGGAGCGAATCAGTTCACATATGGGAGCGTTCTGAGGGCCTGTTCTGTAATGGCTTGTGTTAGAAGTGGCAAGCAGATTCATGGGTGCGTGGCAAAAAGCAGATTTGTAGGGGATATCATTGTGCAGAGTGCTCTAATGGACATGCATTTGAAATGCGGCTCTTTTGAGGATGCTTTGTGCTTGTTTAGGAGGATAGAGAGGAGAGACGTGATCTCGTGGAATTCGTTAATTGGGGGCTGTGTGTTACGTGGAGTTGTTGATAACTCGTTTGAATTGTTTTCCTCGATGCTGAGAGATG GTCTTCTGCCCGACCATTTCACCTTCGGAACTATTCTGAAGGCTTGTGGTAAAGTTAAAGCTCATTCATATGTGGAGCCGATTCATGCTCTCATTGTCAAGTTGGGTTATGAAGATGAATCAATTGTCACAGGATCGCTAATTGATGCATATGCAAAGGGTAGGAACATGCACAGTGCGAGAACTCTATACTATTCATTGCATAAAAGCGACCTTGTTTGCTCTACTGCATTAATCAGTGGATACTCAATGGAGAGAGAGCACTGCCATAAAGCGATGGAGCTCTTTAGTGAGATAAACCACAGAGGTATGATAGTAGATGAAGTCATTTTGTGCTCTATTCTCAATGTATGTGCCAATGTAGCTTCTTTAAACTTGGGAAGACAAATCCACGCTCATACACTTAAGAACAAGTCTAGTTTTGACGTGGCAGTGGCCAATGCTCTCATTGACATGTATTCTAAGTCAGGAGAGCTTCACGATGCTCATCGAGCCTTCAATGAAATGCAGtataaaaatgtcatttcttgGACTTCACTGATTGCCGCGTATGGAAAGCATGGGATTGGAGAAGATGCAATAACACTCTTCATTAAAATGGAAAATGAGGGAGTGAAGCCAAATGATGTCACATTCCTTTCCATTCTCTCTGCATGTAGCCACTCTGGTTTGACTAATAAAGGAATGGAGTATTTTAATTCTATGGTGAGTGAGTATAAAATCAAACCGAGAGCTGAACATTATTCTTGCGCTGTTGATATTCTCTGTCGAGGTGGTCAATTAGAAGAAGCCTACAAGTTTGTATGTGAGATGGATGCTAAGCCCAATACTTCACTTTGGGGTGCAATGCTAGGGGCTTGTAAAATTTATGGTAATACGGCCCTGGGAGAAGTTGCTGCTGGATTTCTTTTTAGTTTAGACCCTGGAAGGTCTGTAAACTACATCGTCCTTTCAAATATGTATGCAGCAGTAGGTTTATGGGAAAATGCACAGAGAGCAAGGAATTTGATGATCCAAAAATTTACAAAGAAAGAAGCTGGAAGTAGCATCATCTACCTAGACAAGGGTGCCATATAG